In Gemmatimonadales bacterium, the genomic window GTCGGTGCCGACGCCGCCGGCGCCGCGCTCTCGCGTACGGCAGGGGCCGCCGGGTCGCGCATCGTCGCCGGGCGCGACGAGGCGGGTGCCGGGCTCTGGCCGCCGCCCTCCGACGCTCTGGTCACCGCTCGCACCTTGCCGTCCGGCAACTTCCCTGCACTCTCGCCTCTGAGCAGTTCCGCTATCTCCACGGTGCGGTCCATGAGACACCACCGCACCAGCATCGTCTCGACGGCGAGCCGGGCATGCGCCCCGCGCCGGATCGGCTCCTCCGCCTCCTCGAGCACGTGGAGCATCCGCAGGAGGTCGCCGGGCTCCAGGGCCGGAGCGATGCGGCTCACCTGCGCCGCGAGCGCCGACGACACGCCCTCGGGCCGGCCCCCGAGCCGCACCGCGAGCAGCGCGCGCAGCACGTCGCCCGCGCCGTCCGTGAACGCCGTGAGGTCGAGACCGGCCTCCACCAGCTTGGCGACGAACGGGAACACGTCCGCCGCCCGGTGCTCCGCGACCATGTCCAGCGCCTCGGCGTAGAGCTCGTCGCCCACCAGGCCCAGGACCTGGCGTACCCGCGCCGCGGTGAGCGTGCCCTCGCCGAACGCGGTGGCCTGGTCCAGGACCGACAGCGCGTCCCGCAGGCCGCCGTCGGCGACGCGGGCGATGATCTCGACCGCGTCGTCGTCCGCGGTGAGGCCTTCCCGCACCAGGACGCTCCGGACGTGGTCCGCGATCGCCTGCGGCCCCACCCGCCGGAAGTCGAACCGCTGCAGCCGGCTCATCACCGGCGCGGCGGTGTTGGTGATCTTGTGCGGCTCGGTGGTGGCGAAGACGAAGACGACGCCCGCCGGCGGCTCCTCGAGGATCTTGAGGAGGGCGTTCCAGGCGTCGCGGGTCAGCATGTGGGCCTCGTCCACGATGTACACCTTGTGGCGGCCCTCCTGCGACGCCGCGTACATCGCCCGCTCGCGGAGGTCGCGCGCGTCGTCCACGCCGCGGTTGCTGGCCGCGTCGATCTCGACCACGTCGAGGCTCGCCGAGCCCGCCCAGATGCGCGCGCACGACGGGCACTCGCCGCACGGCTCGCCGGGGGCCGCGGTGGGCCGGCCCGCGTGGCGGGCCTCGCAGTTCAGGGCCATGGCGAGGATGCGGGCGGCGGTGGTCTTGCCCACGCCGCGCGGGCCGGCGAACAGGTAGCCGTGGGCGACCTTCCCCTGCTCCACGGCGCCGCG contains:
- the dnaX gene encoding DNA polymerase III subunit gamma/tau; this encodes MYLALARRYRPRLFADLVAQEHVARALRGAVEQGKVAHGYLFAGPRGVGKTTAARILAMALNCEARHAGRPTAAPGEPCGECPSCARIWAGSASLDVVEIDAASNRGVDDARDLRERAMYAASQEGRHKVYIVDEAHMLTRDAWNALLKILEEPPAGVVFVFATTEPHKITNTAAPVMSRLQRFDFRRVGPQAIADHVRSVLVREGLTADDDAVEIIARVADGGLRDALSVLDQATAFGEGTLTAARVRQVLGLVGDELYAEALDMVAEHRAADVFPFVAKLVEAGLDLTAFTDGAGDVLRALLAVRLGGRPEGVSSALAAQVSRIAPALEPGDLLRMLHVLEEAEEPIRRGAHARLAVETMLVRWCLMDRTVEIAELLRGESAGKLPDGKVRAVTRASEGGGQSPAPASSRPATMRDPAAPAVRESAAPAASAPTPAPAPAPPRASAPGGPLTLEAVRGAWADVVAAARAEKPMLASALEDAEPVACDGTAVRIRARGGNPMTGEGLSRGRPSIEAIVGRVLGTPVRVVAAEASGGPPRAQAGSPGGSAGPGAPSGTVRESPVRPTAQRVTATGAKAERLQALRGKDPTLDSAIDSLDLELLE